The following are encoded together in the Zingiber officinale cultivar Zhangliang chromosome 8A, Zo_v1.1, whole genome shotgun sequence genome:
- the LOC122007879 gene encoding dynamin-related protein 5A-like has product MAANGFQGSTPVKTPNSKTHSSASRRALPPAQMESSVSTAASSDFRTRFEAYNRLQAAAVAFGEKLPIPEIVALGGQSDGKSSLLEALLGFRFNVREVEMGTRRPLVLQMVHDPSALEPRCRFQEEDSEEYGAPIVLAPSIADVIRSRTETHLRKVQAAVSSKPIVMRAEYAYCPNLTIIDTPGFVLKAKKGEPESTPSEILSMVKSLASPPHRLLLFLQQSSVEWCSSLWLDAVREIDPNFKRTLIVISKFDNRLKEFTERWEVDNYLSASGYLGENVHPFFVALPKDRGTVTNEEFRRQISQVDAEVHRHLRDNVKGGFNEEKFGPYVGFSRLREFLETELQNRYKEAAPATLAQLEQRCNEVSIELIRIESKLQATSDVTQLRHSAMLYVASICSHMVTLIEGAADPAPEQWGKTTGEERSESGNGSWPGVTVALKPPNHTLRLYGGAAFERVMHEFRCATYSIECPQVSREKVANILLAYAGRGGGGGLSEAAAEIARAAARAWLAPLLDTACERLSFVLKSLFDLALVRNRSHDSEYRKKNGDMDGYIGFHAALRRSYNNFIHDLSKQCKQIVQHHLNSVTSPYSQVCYENDLVADVGRYSQLPAASFFPELSDSAADEVGADQENVAPKDQQHSTPGKVTETTKDVLRESQLTVPETPSPDQPSDDFGIKKKEIGNLMDVGGRKRQARLAGGRNVDANRFQNNSILFGAGTMGSKAGSSYAEICSMSAQHFARIRQVLIERNVLSALSAGFLTPCRERLFVALGLELFAVNDEKFMDMFVAPGAVDILQNERQSLNKRQKILQSCLNEFKNIARTL; this is encoded by the exons ATGGCGGCCAATGGATTCCAGGGCTCTACTCCGGTGAAAACCCCGAACTCAAAGACCCATTCCTCCGCCTCCCGGAGAGCTCTGCCTCCTGCGCAGATGGAATCCTCTGTCTCGACCGCTGCGTCCTCCGATTTCAGGACCCGCTTTGAGGCCTACAACCGCCTGCAAGCAGCCGCCGTCGCCTTCGGCGAGAAGCTTCCCATTCCTGAGATCGTCGCCCTCGGCGGTCAATCTGATGGCAAAAGCTCACTTCTTGAAGCTCTCCTCGGCTTCCGGTTCAACGTGCGGGAGGTGGAGATGGGCACCCGGAGACCCCTCGTACTCCAGATGGTCCACGATCCGTCCGCCCTCGAACCTCGATGCAGATTTCAG GAAGAAGACTCAGAAGAGTATGGAGCCCCAATTGTTTTGGCTCCTTCAATAGCTGATGTTATAAGATCAAGAACAGAAACGCATCTAAGAAAGGTTCAGGCTGCTGTTTCCTCGAAACCTATTGTGATGCGAGCTGAATATGCCTATTGTCCTAATCTCACCATTATCGACACCCCTGGCTTTGTCCTGAAG gcaaagaaaggagaaccaGAGAGCACTCCTAGTGAGATTTTGTCAATGGTGAAGTCGTTAGCAAGCCCGCCTCATCGCCTTCTCCTGTTCCTTCAGCAGAGCAGTGTGGAATGGTGTTCTTCCCTATGGTTGGATGCAGTCCGTGAGATTGATCCAAACTTTAAACGAACACTTATAGTCATTTCTAAGTTTGATAATCGCTTGAAG GAATTTACTGAACGATGGGAAGTAGATAACTATCTAAGTGCAAGTGGATACCTAGGCGAAAATGTTCACCCTTTTTTTGTGGCTCTGCCCAAGGATCGTGGAACTGTTACAAATGAGGAATTCCGTAGACAGATTTCTCAGGTAGATGCAGAAGTACATCGCCATTTGCGTGATAATGTTAAGGGAGgatttaatgaggaaaagtttggaCCATATGTTGGATTTAGTCGTCTACGTGAATTCTTAGAAACTGAACTTCAAAATCGATACAAGGAAGCGGCTCCGGCTACACTTGCGCAATTAGAACAGCGTTGTAACGAAGTGTCCATTGAATTAATCAGGATAGAATCCAAGTTACAGGCAACCTCTGATGTTACCCAACTTAGGCATTCAGCTATGTTGTATGTAGCTTCTATCTGCAGTCATATG GTGACCTTAATTGAAGGAGCAGCGGATCCAGCTCCTGAGCAATGGGGTAAAACCACTGGTGAAGAGCGGTCAGAGAGTGGTAACGGAAGCTGGCCTGGAGTCACTGTGGCCCTGAAGCCTCCAAATCACACCCTTAGACTTTATGGAGGAGCAGCGTTTGAGAGAGTAATGCATGAATTCAGATGTGCTACATATTCTATTGAGTGCCCACAAGTTTCTAGAGAGAAA GTTGCAAATATACTGCTTGCTTATGCTGGAAGAGGAGGGGGTGGAGGTTTATCCGAGGCAGCTGCTGAAATAGCACGTGCTGCTGCACGAGCTTGGCTTGCTCCTCTTCTGGATACAGCATGTGAACGCCTTTCATTTGTTCTTAAAAGCCTTTTTGACCTTGCTTTGGTGCGCAACCGAAGTCATGACTCTGAGT ACCGGAAGAAAAATGGTGATATGGATGGGTACATTGGATTTCATGCTGCTCTAAGGCGTTCTTACAACAACTTCATCCATGATCTATCCAAGCAATGCAAACAAATAGTGCAACACCATCTCAATTCAGTGACTAGCCCCTACTCCCAAGTCTGCTATGAGAATGATCTTGTAGCTGATGTCGGGAGATATAGTCAGCTTCCTGCTGCCTCATTTTTCCCCGAACTGTCAGACAGTGCAGCAGATGAAGTTGGTGCTGATCAAGAGAATGTAGCGCCTAAAGATCAACAACACTCAACGCCTGGTAAAGTAACTGAAACAACAAAGGATGTGCTTAGAGAAAGCCAATTGACAGTTCCCGAAACACCTTCACCTGATCAGCCAAGTGATGATTTcgggatcaagaagaaggaaattggGAACCTAATGGATGTCGGAGGGAGGAAACGGCAAGCAAGACTTGCTGGTGGAAGAAATGTAGATGCTAACAGATTCCAAAACAACAGCATATTGTTTGGGGCAGGTACTATGGGCTCAAAAGCTGGATCTTCGTATGCCGAGATCTGTTCCATGTCAGCTCAACATTTCGCTAGGATTCGCCAAGTTCTGATCGAGAGAAATGTCCTCTCGGCCTTGAGTGCTGGATTCTTAACTCCCTG TAGAGAAAGACTGTTTGTTGCTCTCGGCCTCGAACTATTTGCCGTAAACGATGAAAAGTTCATGGACATGTTCGTGGCACCTGGTGCTGTCGACATTCTTCAAAATGAAAGGCAGTCACTTAACAAGCGCCAAAAGATCCTACAGTCTTGCCTCAATGAGTTCAAGAACATTGCTCGGACCCTATAA
- the LOC122010467 gene encoding cucumisin-like, whose product MAPPLSYLISLALFISFILLPASASSNEERRIYIVYMGALHSSEYPTSELHLNLLKQILVNGSPSESLVYSYQRSFSGFAAKLTTEEAETLNGMKGIVSVFLSKIMELRTTRSWDFLNFTQIVNRNPTMESNVIIGMFDTGIWPESKSFNDKGLRPPPRKWKGACKNMTCNNKIIGARYYNGGGLYQSDEASPLDFIGHGSHTSSIAAGRSVSQASLYGLAKGTARGAVPSAKLAVYKVCASFLCYEHDILAGFDDAIADGVDIISASISFPYHAHDYFDDAIAIGSFHAMANGILTSTAAGNSGPGHYSVGNVAPWLISATASSIDRHIIGRVVTGDNVSTTCVFCGVNKMM is encoded by the exons ATGGCTCCTCCACTATCCTATCTGATTTCTCTTGCACTTTTCATATCTTTTATTCTTCTGCCCGCATCAGCTTCATCAAATGAAGAAAGAAGG ATTTATATTGTGTATATGGGAGCTCTACATTCATCAGAGTATCCAACCTCTGAACTCCATCTTAATTTGCTCAAACAAATTCTTGTAAATGG TTCCCCCAGTGAGTCATTGGTGTATAGTTACCAGAGGAGTTTCAGTGGATTTGCTGCTAAACTTACGACTGAAGAGGCTGAAACATTGAATG GAATGAAGGGAATAGTTTCAGTATTTCTTAGTAAAATCATGGAGCTTCGTACGACGAGGTCATGGGATTTCCTCAACTTCACGCAGATAGTTAATAGGAATCCCACAATGGAAAGTAATGTCATCATTGGAATGTTTGATACTGGAATTTGGCCGGAATCCAAATCCTTCAATGATAAGGGATTGCGACCTCCGCCGAGGAAATGGAAGGGTGCTTGCAAAAACATGACATGTAACAA caAAATTATCGGCGCGCGTTACTACAATGGCGGAGGCCTTTACCAGTCGGACGAAGCATCTCCGCTCGACTTCATAGGTCACGGGTCGCACACATCTTCCATCGCCGCCGGCCGGAGCGTCTCCCAGGCCAGCCTCTACGGCCTCGCGAAGGGCACTGCTCGGGGGGCCGTGCCGTCGGCGAAGCTCGCTGTGTACAAGGTGTGCGCGTCGTTCTTGTGCTACGAGCATGACATCTTGGCGGGATTTGACGATGCGATCGCCGATGGCGTCGACATCATCTCCGCGTCAATCAGCTTCCCCTACCATGCCCATGATTACTTCGACGACGCGATAGCAATTGGTTCGTTCCACGCCATGGCGAACGGGATTTTAACGTCGACCGCCGCTGGGAACTCAGGGCCAGGTCATTACTCGGTCGGCAACGTGGCACCGTGGTTGATATCGGCGACGGCGAGCAGCATCGATAGGCATATAATTGGCAGGGTGGTCACGGGAGACAATGTGTCCACTACG TGCGTATTTTGTGGGGTCAATAAGATGATGTGA